A genomic window from Nocardioides rotundus includes:
- the pdxA gene encoding 4-hydroxythreonine-4-phosphate dehydrogenase PdxA produces the protein MSDHHLPVLGITLGDVAGIGPEITLRTLLEHPDLREECVPVVLGDAGALRRAAASVGADPDVIVTIDDPRDATNDPGRVEVVQVGEPMPEVPVGELSAVAGDGSYRFVVAACDLAKQGAIDGIVTAPLNKAAMHAGGHQYPGHTELLAEQFGVKNFSLVLSAGDLYFFHLTTHVSLRQAIEGITKERTTDVLDLAHAFAVALGRPDTPIAVAGLNPHAGENRLFGDEDADVLEPAIEAARERGIDARGPLPADALIPQAVRGKWELVVVCYHDQGHAPFKAVYGDDGVNITVGLPVVRVSVDHGTAFDIAGEGVAREGSLVLATRRAAALAPGWDAVWRTASRADG, from the coding sequence ATGAGTGACCACCACCTGCCCGTCCTCGGGATCACCCTCGGCGACGTCGCCGGGATCGGCCCGGAGATCACCCTCCGCACGCTGCTGGAGCACCCCGACCTGCGGGAGGAGTGCGTGCCGGTTGTCCTCGGGGACGCCGGTGCGCTGCGCCGGGCCGCCGCCTCTGTCGGCGCCGACCCGGACGTGATCGTCACCATCGACGACCCGCGGGACGCGACCAACGATCCCGGTCGGGTCGAGGTGGTCCAGGTGGGGGAGCCGATGCCGGAGGTGCCGGTGGGCGAGCTGAGCGCGGTGGCCGGCGACGGCTCCTACCGCTTCGTGGTCGCGGCGTGCGACCTGGCGAAGCAGGGGGCGATCGACGGGATCGTGACCGCGCCGCTGAACAAGGCGGCGATGCACGCTGGCGGTCATCAATACCCCGGCCACACCGAGCTGCTCGCCGAGCAGTTCGGGGTGAAGAACTTCTCCCTGGTGCTCTCCGCGGGTGACCTCTACTTCTTCCACCTCACCACGCACGTGTCGCTGCGGCAGGCGATCGAGGGGATCACGAAGGAGCGGACGACCGACGTGCTCGACCTCGCGCACGCGTTCGCGGTCGCGCTGGGCCGGCCGGACACGCCGATCGCCGTGGCGGGGCTGAACCCGCACGCGGGGGAGAACCGGCTGTTCGGCGACGAGGACGCCGACGTGCTCGAGCCGGCGATCGAGGCCGCCCGCGAGCGCGGCATCGACGCCCGCGGTCCGCTGCCCGCCGACGCGCTGATCCCGCAGGCGGTGCGCGGGAAGTGGGAGCTGGTGGTCGTCTGCTACCACGACCAGGGGCATGCGCCGTTCAAGGCGGTCTATGGCGACGACGGGGTCAACATCACCGTCGGGCTGCCGGTGGTGCGGGTGTCGGTGGACCACGGCACCGCGTTCGACATCGCCGGCGAAGGGGTCGCGCGGGAGGGCAGCCTGGTGCTGGCGACCCGGCGGGCCGCCGCGTTGGCGCCGGGGTGGGACGCGGTGTGGCGTACGGCGAGCCGGGCCGACGGCTGA
- a CDS encoding GntR family transcriptional regulator, translated as MSDSRVPLHARVEQALRERLTSRELRPGDLLPSEAALQAEFDVSRSVVRQALATLESDGLIRKVRGKGSVVAEHGEVHRDVLRSGLTLHHGEGEVSTRVSSYDVVPRPDHLTSIPGERVLRLGRVRSVGGVVLSFIRTWLPADVASAVSADDLVDASLHALLSARLDRVVTGGQSQVRAVQATDWLAEVLGVAPGSPLLLLEGRSLDADGVVLEEFSTWHRGDLAAFDIDAMPPSASQGEDPRLDRLTRTARDLLAELEGMR; from the coding sequence GTGAGCGATTCCCGGGTGCCGCTGCATGCGCGCGTCGAGCAGGCGCTGCGGGAGCGGCTGACCAGCCGTGAGCTGCGGCCGGGGGATCTGCTGCCGAGCGAGGCGGCGCTCCAGGCCGAGTTCGACGTCTCCCGGTCGGTGGTCCGCCAGGCCCTGGCGACCCTGGAGTCCGACGGGCTGATCCGCAAGGTGCGCGGCAAGGGGTCGGTGGTCGCCGAGCACGGTGAGGTGCATCGCGACGTGCTGCGCTCCGGGCTGACCCTGCACCACGGCGAGGGCGAGGTGAGCACGCGAGTGTCGTCCTACGATGTCGTGCCGCGCCCGGACCACCTGACCTCGATCCCCGGCGAGCGGGTGCTGCGGCTCGGCCGGGTGCGCTCGGTCGGGGGAGTGGTGCTGAGCTTCATCCGGACCTGGCTGCCCGCTGACGTCGCCTCGGCCGTCTCCGCCGACGACCTGGTGGACGCGTCGCTGCATGCCCTGCTGTCCGCGCGACTGGACCGGGTGGTCACGGGCGGGCAGTCGCAGGTGCGCGCCGTGCAGGCGACCGACTGGCTGGCCGAGGTGCTCGGCGTCGCGCCGGGTTCGCCCCTGCTGTTGCTGGAGGGGCGCAGCCTGGACGCGGACGGCGTCGTGTTGGAGGAGTTCTCCACCTGGCACCGCGGCGACCTGGCCGCCTTCGACATCGACGCCATGCCGCCCTCGGCCTCGCAGGGTGAGGACCCCCGGCTCGACCGGCTGACGCGGACGGCGCGCGACCTGCTGGCCGAGTTGGAGGGGATGCGGTGA
- a CDS encoding restriction endonuclease subunit S: protein MTTTLADVCTITMGQAPSGSSYNERGEGVPLIAGAGDFKGGVLAPTKFTTEPGKLSKPGDIVLSIRASIGAKVWADGEYCLGRGVAGLRARPGLDDKYLWHWLTRSELDLASKGRGATFLQVNKNDIGAMPIVVPALSEQRRIAAILDHADALRAKRRQVLTHLDALTLSIFKEMFSGIAAEATVGDVAQIQGGLQVSAKRVNLPVEVPYLRVANVYRGRLDLSEMKTLKATTAEVERTTLVTGDLLFVEGHANPLEVGRVATWTGELDNCVHQNHLIRARLDATRALPVFASSWLNSNRGATHFRRAGRTTSGLNTISASTVRTAPLPLPPIELQREFAQRIDVTRSQAVSVRRALAADDELFTALQSRAFRGEL, encoded by the coding sequence CACGATCACGATGGGCCAAGCTCCGTCCGGCAGTTCGTACAACGAGCGCGGAGAAGGCGTGCCCCTCATCGCCGGCGCCGGCGACTTCAAGGGAGGGGTACTCGCCCCGACGAAGTTCACGACCGAGCCCGGAAAGCTCTCAAAGCCGGGTGACATAGTCCTGAGCATTCGCGCCTCGATCGGCGCGAAGGTGTGGGCTGACGGCGAGTACTGCCTCGGCCGCGGCGTGGCGGGCCTACGAGCTCGACCCGGACTCGATGACAAGTACCTGTGGCATTGGCTCACCCGGTCCGAACTCGACCTTGCATCCAAGGGACGCGGCGCTACCTTCCTCCAGGTCAACAAGAACGACATCGGCGCGATGCCGATCGTGGTGCCGGCCCTCTCCGAGCAGCGTCGCATCGCCGCGATCCTCGACCACGCCGACGCCCTCCGCGCCAAGCGCCGCCAGGTCCTCACCCACCTCGATGCCCTCACCTTGTCGATCTTCAAGGAAATGTTCAGCGGGATCGCGGCGGAAGCGACCGTCGGAGATGTAGCGCAGATCCAGGGCGGTCTGCAGGTGTCGGCCAAGCGTGTGAACCTGCCGGTGGAGGTCCCCTATCTACGAGTGGCGAACGTCTATCGCGGACGTCTGGATCTGTCCGAGATGAAGACTCTGAAGGCGACCACCGCCGAGGTGGAACGCACGACCCTGGTGACCGGCGATCTTCTCTTTGTGGAGGGGCACGCCAACCCGCTTGAAGTCGGCCGCGTTGCGACGTGGACCGGTGAGCTCGACAACTGTGTCCACCAGAACCACCTCATCCGAGCCCGGCTGGATGCCACCCGAGCATTGCCGGTGTTCGCTTCGAGTTGGCTCAACTCCAATCGCGGAGCTACCCACTTCCGCCGGGCAGGAAGAACGACCTCGGGCCTGAACACGATCAGTGCATCAACGGTGCGGACCGCCCCGCTGCCACTACCGCCGATTGAACTTCAGCGCGAATTCGCCCAGCGTATCGACGTCACAAGAAGTCAGGCAGTTTCCGTGAGGCGTGCCTTGGCAGCCGACGACGAACTGTTCACCGCCCTCCAGTCTCGCGCCTTCCGCGGCGAACTCTGA
- a CDS encoding HepT-like ribonuclease domain-containing protein has translation MRDETDDGRKARDAAQRVIAVCDTVAELTRVGQDVFVNDTRSQWAVEMGLIRIGEGTNRIPANVLEQFAGQPWRSIVGMRNFAAHQYDDLDPRRVWRTATQDVPALRNYLVDIVLPGLPGHDG, from the coding sequence GTGAGGGACGAGACCGACGATGGCCGCAAGGCCCGCGACGCGGCACAGCGGGTGATTGCCGTGTGCGACACGGTCGCCGAGCTCACCAGGGTTGGACAGGACGTGTTCGTGAACGACACCCGCTCTCAGTGGGCCGTGGAGATGGGCCTGATCCGGATCGGCGAGGGCACCAACCGCATCCCCGCCAACGTGCTGGAGCAGTTCGCCGGACAGCCTTGGCGGTCGATCGTCGGGATGCGCAACTTCGCCGCACACCAGTACGACGACCTCGACCCGCGGCGCGTCTGGCGTACCGCCACCCAGGACGTGCCGGCGCTGCGCAACTACCTCGTCGACATCGTCCTGCCGGGACTGCCAGGGCACGACGGATGA
- a CDS encoding DEAD/DEAH box helicase family protein, translating into MSNFDFVRQTLPSLHDDCVRAESYLSSDPRSACFYSRRVVEELVGYLYDVLSLRIPYRNDLAAKIGDPAFKAKVPQGITQKLTAIRRIANTAVHENRQIRPDVSLAVLRELFHVVVWTSYHHSPSPDVVPLQARFDPALAAKAAPLSRDEVVRLAAKFREQDEAHARALAEKDDRLAQHEAEIAELKKHIAAAQAATAPDTRDYDEGAARDLFIDVLLNEAGWELTDERDREYEVTGMPVSTGSTTGGGKGYVDYVLWGADGLPLAVVEAKRTSKSPEVGQQQAKLYADCLGRQFGRRPVIFYTNGYEHRIWDDAGGYPPRETQGFYTREELELLIQRRRTKLPLSSAPVNTDIAGRPYQVRAIKAVSDAFDRKQREALLVMATGSGKTRTTIALVDLLQKTNWIKRVLFLADRTALVNQAANAFKEHLPGSTTVNLVTEKAVEGRVYVSTYPTMMNLINEVDGGRRRFGPGYFDLIVIDEAHRSVYAKYGAIFDYFDAQLVGLTATPKDEVDHNTYRLFHLEDGVPTDNYSLDEAVDAGYLVPPKGISVGTQFLRSGIKYDDLTEEEKDQWDALDWGEDGPPHEVGAEELNRFLFNEDTVDKVLETLMTQGYTVAGGDRLGKTIIFAKNQKHAEFIEKRFNLAYPELAGHFARVITHGTPYAQSLIDDFSIKDKAPHIAISVDMLDTGIDVPEVVNLVFFKMVRSKSKFWQMIGRGTRLCPDLFGPGEDKEDFLVFDFCGNLEYFSQDLPGSPGQIQKSLSQRLFEARVGLVFALGDDEPDLRSSTVKTLHEVVAGMNLDNFVVRRHRRAVEQYASADAWNNLGPEESGALLALAGLPSSVRDDDEDAKRFDLLILRRQLAQLEGDAALAERLRETVQHIAAALLSKTTIPSVAEQAVLLESVASDEWWIDVTLPMLELARLRLRGLARFIEKTTRNPVYTDFEDTVGEGVEVVLPRVTPGTNFDRFRAKAEAYLREHLDNIALQRLHRNKQLTADDLTELEQMLVASGGQQVDIAWATEQGGGLGIFVRSLVGLDRAAATEAFENYLDGTRFTSDQVRFVNLIIDELTKNGVMEPTRLFESPYTDHAPTGPDHMFPDADVDAIVETLHRIKQTAVPEDVA; encoded by the coding sequence ATGAGCAACTTCGACTTCGTCCGCCAGACGCTGCCGTCGCTACATGACGACTGCGTCCGGGCCGAGTCGTACCTGTCGTCGGATCCTCGCTCGGCGTGCTTCTACAGCCGCCGGGTAGTCGAGGAGTTGGTCGGCTACCTCTACGACGTCCTGTCCCTGCGTATCCCCTACCGCAACGACCTCGCCGCCAAGATCGGTGACCCGGCCTTCAAGGCGAAGGTGCCGCAGGGCATCACGCAGAAGCTCACCGCCATTCGTCGGATCGCCAACACCGCGGTGCACGAGAACAGGCAGATCCGCCCCGACGTCTCGCTCGCGGTGCTGCGCGAGTTGTTCCACGTCGTCGTGTGGACGTCGTACCACCACTCGCCCTCCCCCGACGTAGTGCCGCTGCAGGCACGGTTCGACCCCGCACTGGCCGCCAAAGCCGCACCGCTGTCGCGCGACGAGGTAGTTCGGCTGGCTGCGAAGTTCCGGGAGCAGGATGAGGCCCACGCTCGCGCGCTCGCGGAGAAGGACGACCGACTGGCCCAGCACGAGGCCGAGATCGCCGAGCTGAAGAAGCACATTGCAGCGGCCCAGGCCGCAACCGCGCCGGACACCCGCGACTACGACGAGGGCGCCGCTCGCGACCTGTTCATCGACGTACTGCTGAACGAAGCCGGGTGGGAGCTGACAGACGAGCGTGACCGCGAATACGAGGTCACCGGCATGCCGGTTTCGACAGGCTCAACCACCGGTGGCGGCAAGGGCTACGTCGACTACGTGCTGTGGGGCGCCGACGGCCTGCCCCTGGCCGTGGTGGAGGCCAAGCGCACGTCGAAGTCCCCTGAAGTCGGTCAGCAGCAGGCCAAGCTCTACGCCGACTGCCTGGGGAGGCAGTTCGGCCGGCGGCCGGTGATCTTCTACACCAACGGCTACGAGCATCGGATCTGGGACGACGCCGGCGGCTACCCACCCCGCGAGACACAGGGCTTCTACACCCGCGAAGAGCTGGAGCTGCTCATTCAGCGCCGTCGAACGAAGCTGCCGCTGTCGAGCGCGCCGGTGAACACCGACATCGCCGGTCGGCCCTACCAGGTCCGGGCGATCAAGGCGGTCAGTGACGCGTTCGACCGCAAGCAACGCGAGGCGCTGCTGGTGATGGCGACCGGGTCGGGCAAGACCCGCACCACCATCGCGCTCGTCGACCTCTTGCAGAAGACGAACTGGATCAAGCGGGTGCTCTTCCTCGCCGACCGCACCGCGCTGGTCAACCAGGCCGCCAACGCGTTCAAGGAGCACCTTCCCGGCTCGACCACGGTGAACCTCGTGACGGAGAAGGCCGTCGAGGGACGCGTCTACGTGTCGACGTACCCGACGATGATGAACCTGATCAATGAGGTCGACGGCGGCCGGCGTCGCTTCGGCCCCGGCTACTTCGACCTGATCGTCATCGACGAGGCCCACCGTTCCGTCTATGCCAAGTACGGTGCGATCTTCGACTACTTCGACGCGCAGCTCGTCGGCCTCACCGCGACCCCGAAGGACGAGGTCGACCACAACACCTACCGGCTGTTCCACCTCGAGGACGGTGTCCCCACCGACAACTACTCGCTCGACGAAGCCGTCGACGCCGGCTACCTCGTGCCGCCGAAGGGCATCAGCGTCGGCACCCAGTTCCTCCGCTCAGGCATCAAGTACGACGATCTCACCGAGGAGGAGAAAGACCAGTGGGACGCACTGGACTGGGGTGAGGACGGCCCGCCCCACGAGGTCGGCGCCGAGGAGCTGAACCGGTTCCTGTTCAACGAGGACACCGTCGACAAGGTCCTTGAGACCCTGATGACGCAGGGCTACACGGTCGCGGGCGGCGACCGGCTCGGCAAGACGATCATCTTCGCCAAGAACCAGAAGCACGCCGAGTTCATCGAGAAGCGGTTCAACCTCGCCTACCCCGAGCTCGCCGGCCACTTCGCCCGGGTGATCACCCACGGCACGCCGTACGCCCAGTCCCTGATCGACGACTTCTCGATCAAGGACAAGGCGCCGCACATCGCGATCAGCGTCGACATGCTCGACACCGGCATCGACGTCCCCGAGGTCGTGAACCTCGTGTTCTTCAAGATGGTGCGGTCGAAGTCGAAGTTCTGGCAGATGATCGGCCGCGGCACCCGCCTGTGTCCCGATCTGTTCGGCCCCGGCGAGGACAAGGAGGACTTTCTCGTCTTCGACTTCTGCGGCAACCTCGAATACTTCAGCCAGGACCTGCCCGGCTCCCCGGGTCAGATCCAGAAGTCACTCTCCCAGCGCCTCTTTGAGGCGCGGGTCGGACTCGTCTTCGCGCTCGGCGATGATGAACCCGACCTTCGGTCGTCGACGGTGAAGACGCTGCACGAGGTCGTGGCGGGTATGAACCTCGACAACTTCGTCGTTCGGCGCCACCGGAGGGCCGTCGAGCAGTATGCGTCCGCTGACGCGTGGAACAACCTCGGACCGGAAGAGTCCGGGGCGCTGCTGGCGCTGGCCGGATTGCCCTCCTCGGTCCGCGACGACGACGAGGACGCCAAGCGGTTCGACCTGCTGATCCTTCGCCGTCAACTCGCCCAACTCGAGGGTGACGCGGCTCTGGCCGAACGGCTGCGCGAGACCGTGCAGCACATCGCCGCGGCGCTCCTCAGTAAGACCACGATCCCGAGCGTTGCCGAACAGGCCGTGCTGCTCGAGTCGGTGGCCAGTGACGAGTGGTGGATCGATGTCACGCTGCCGATGCTCGAGCTCGCCCGACTGCGCCTCCGTGGACTCGCCCGCTTCATCGAGAAGACCACCCGCAACCCGGTCTACACCGACTTCGAAGACACCGTCGGGGAAGGAGTCGAGGTCGTCCTCCCCCGCGTCACGCCCGGCACCAACTTCGACCGCTTCCGCGCCAAGGCCGAGGCGTATCTGCGCGAACACTTGGACAACATCGCCCTCCAGCGCCTGCACCGCAACAAGCAGCTCACCGCAGACGACCTCACCGAATTGGAGCAGATGCTGGTCGCCTCGGGTGGCCAGCAGGTCGATATCGCCTGGGCGACCGAGCAGGGTGGGGGCCTCGGCATCTTCGTCCGCAGTCTCGTCGGACTCGACCGCGCCGCGGCCACCGAAGCCTTCGAGAACTATCTGGACGGCACTCGGTTCACCTCCGATCAGGTCCGTTTCGTGAACCTGATCATCGACGAGTTGACGAAGAACGGCGTCATGGAGCCGACGCGGCTCTTCGAGTCCCCCTACACCGACCACGCCCCCACGGGGCCGGACCACATGTTCCCGGACGCAGACGTCGACGCCATTGTCGAAACCCTCCACCGCATCAAGCAGACCGCCGTCCCCGAGGATGTCGCATGA
- a CDS encoding IS3 family transposase: MGGQREDRRGLDAPPGAGRRRIKRRNGLTRQDKTAPKFADLLRRDFTAQRPNARWVGDMTEIPTASGKLYLATVIDLYSRRLLGAATSLHPDAELACAAIKMAVAARGGVDAVNQPGWRTEETKRVIFHTDRGSTYTATSFTKLCRDMGIRQSMGRVGSCFDNAAAEAFFSSLEWEVLSRHEFEHTRQAQAVVLDWCYGFYNHERRHSSAGMMSPVSYENTAAPDREAA, encoded by the coding sequence GTGGGAGGTCAGCGAGAAGACCGTCGCGGACTCGATGCGCCGCCAGGGGCTGGTCGCCGGCGGATCAAGCGGAGGAACGGTCTGACACGCCAGGACAAGACCGCACCGAAGTTCGCCGACCTGCTGCGCCGTGACTTCACCGCGCAGCGGCCTAACGCCCGCTGGGTTGGCGACATGACTGAGATCCCCACGGCCAGCGGGAAGCTGTACCTGGCCACCGTGATCGACCTGTACTCGCGTCGTCTGCTCGGCGCCGCGACCAGCCTGCACCCCGACGCCGAGCTGGCGTGCGCGGCGATCAAGATGGCCGTGGCGGCTCGCGGTGGCGTCGATGCGGTCAACCAGCCGGGTTGGCGCACCGAGGAGACCAAGCGGGTCATCTTCCACACCGACCGGGGCTCGACCTACACCGCGACCTCGTTCACCAAGCTGTGCCGCGACATGGGCATCCGGCAGTCGATGGGCCGGGTCGGGTCGTGCTTCGACAACGCCGCCGCTGAGGCGTTCTTCAGCAGCCTGGAGTGGGAGGTTCTCTCACGCCACGAGTTCGAGCACACCCGCCAGGCCCAGGCTGTCGTGCTGGACTGGTGCTACGGGTTCTACAACCACGAACGCCGGCACAGCTCGGCAGGCATGATGAGCCCGGTCAGCTACGAGAACACCGCGGCCCCCGACCGGGAAGCCGCATAA
- a CDS encoding RNA-directed DNA polymerase: MAPQDITIDDVADVAHLRTIWKKEVRKVLRTLTFRDGNLAPDPIAYVGYEWGLEVFIQHLSRDLTAGAYVAEKAEIVRAAKTVGLSRPLAYLTVRDALVYRAITWLVRDDLTKGAREYVAFLRSSKGGTEGGVQALEPVGVDSFDWFAYWLQREGKISEWVADDDVTFIVESDIANFYPSIRLDAIREHLHSATRLSKEVVRLCIQLIDGVMPRTDYSETSMLGLPQEVVGASREIAHSLLLHVDQEFVSEGETGRYTRFMDDIMIGVGSIAEGQQTVARLQRSLEALGLYPNAAKTRVVALEAFLDEHLVQTNADLERFEAIFRALEKGKPAEVQVSQTDSDAIARLSAEFRQVDPRPRRWDRVMRRFYTIHRRAGVKDWWCYWREDLDAYPGSAAHILEYVRSWPLDRATVTELLSVSLDQGALYPDLSILTAETVSVAPVPNDPGLWTWIAAQCLQEVNRLKDASNPKLVERGASGWAVAAYKYGDCDQRDQLLQAMKVDDLHSPLRDQGLAFHVGQGRQVSAWLSTEPGMTAGSALNAEYLRSLQGGDDRAIGVALNLVGPQPRLAPLRHCIPPRALALLDAIGYQGSGKLQQALPHALKKLQSNPDRLRDQRLEWCLERWIR, encoded by the coding sequence GTGGCCCCGCAGGACATCACCATCGACGACGTGGCCGACGTGGCCCACCTGCGGACTATCTGGAAGAAGGAGGTCCGAAAGGTTCTCCGCACCCTTACCTTCAGAGACGGCAACCTTGCGCCAGATCCGATTGCATACGTGGGTTACGAGTGGGGCCTCGAAGTCTTCATTCAACACCTTTCCCGCGATCTGACAGCGGGCGCTTACGTCGCCGAGAAGGCCGAGATCGTTCGCGCTGCGAAGACTGTCGGCCTCTCCCGGCCGCTCGCATACCTCACAGTGCGTGATGCTCTTGTCTATCGCGCCATCACTTGGCTCGTTCGCGACGACCTCACCAAGGGTGCTCGCGAGTACGTTGCATTCCTTCGGTCGAGCAAGGGCGGCACCGAAGGTGGAGTGCAGGCGCTCGAGCCTGTGGGTGTCGACAGCTTCGACTGGTTCGCGTATTGGCTGCAGCGCGAAGGCAAGATTTCCGAGTGGGTCGCTGACGACGACGTCACCTTCATTGTCGAATCTGACATCGCGAACTTCTACCCTTCGATACGCCTCGACGCGATCCGTGAGCACCTCCATTCCGCGACCAGACTGAGCAAGGAGGTTGTCAGGCTGTGCATCCAGCTCATCGACGGGGTCATGCCGCGGACTGACTATTCAGAAACGTCGATGCTCGGTTTGCCACAGGAGGTCGTTGGAGCTTCGCGCGAGATCGCCCATAGCCTCCTGCTCCACGTCGATCAAGAGTTCGTGTCCGAAGGCGAAACTGGGCGTTACACGAGGTTCATGGACGACATCATGATCGGGGTCGGCTCAATCGCCGAGGGTCAGCAAACCGTCGCCCGTCTTCAGCGATCTCTCGAAGCCTTGGGGCTCTATCCCAATGCTGCGAAGACCCGCGTCGTCGCGCTGGAAGCCTTTCTCGATGAGCACCTGGTTCAAACGAACGCTGATCTTGAGCGATTCGAGGCGATCTTTCGAGCCCTGGAGAAGGGCAAGCCAGCCGAGGTCCAGGTGTCACAGACGGACTCGGATGCCATCGCACGCCTCTCCGCGGAGTTCCGCCAAGTCGATCCTCGACCGCGCCGGTGGGACCGCGTCATGCGGCGCTTCTACACGATCCATCGGCGCGCTGGCGTGAAGGACTGGTGGTGCTATTGGCGCGAAGACTTGGACGCCTACCCTGGCTCCGCGGCACACATCCTTGAATACGTGAGATCGTGGCCGCTCGATCGCGCAACCGTGACTGAACTGCTCTCCGTGAGTCTCGACCAGGGCGCTCTGTATCCCGATCTATCGATCTTGACCGCCGAGACAGTTTCAGTGGCGCCAGTTCCCAATGACCCAGGCCTTTGGACTTGGATCGCCGCTCAATGCCTACAGGAGGTCAACCGCCTAAAAGACGCGTCTAACCCCAAGCTAGTTGAACGAGGCGCCTCCGGTTGGGCAGTCGCTGCCTACAAGTACGGCGACTGCGATCAACGTGACCAACTGCTCCAGGCGATGAAGGTGGACGACCTGCACTCGCCCCTCCGAGACCAGGGGCTCGCATTCCATGTTGGCCAGGGCCGTCAGGTCTCAGCATGGTTGTCCACAGAGCCAGGCATGACGGCTGGCAGCGCCCTCAACGCCGAGTACCTCCGCAGCCTGCAAGGCGGCGACGATCGAGCCATCGGCGTGGCGCTGAACCTGGTCGGTCCCCAACCCAGGCTGGCTCCGCTTCGTCACTGCATTCCACCGAGGGCACTCGCGCTCCTGGACGCAATTGGATATCAGGGCTCGGGCAAGTTGCAGCAAGCCCTTCCCCACGCTCTAAAGAAGCTTCAGTCGAATCCCGATCGCTTGCGCGACCAGCGGCTGGAGTGGTGCCTTGAGCGGTGGATCAGATGA
- a CDS encoding transposase: MRIEMPQKRKKYDREFREGAVRIVEETGKPIAQVARNLGVVEGTLGNWVKQAREAREGRDGMSKDDHEELKRLRAENAELRMERDVLKRSVVLWVKEATK, encoded by the coding sequence ATGAGGATCGAGATGCCACAGAAGCGGAAGAAGTACGACCGGGAGTTCCGTGAGGGAGCTGTCCGGATCGTCGAAGAGACCGGGAAGCCGATCGCTCAGGTCGCGCGCAACCTCGGCGTGGTCGAGGGCACGTTGGGCAACTGGGTCAAGCAGGCCCGGGAAGCACGCGAGGGCCGCGACGGAATGTCGAAGGACGACCACGAGGAGCTCAAGCGGCTGCGTGCTGAGAACGCCGAGCTCCGGATGGAGCGTGATGTCCTCAAGCGATCCGTGGTCCTGTGGGTGAAGGAGGCGACGAAGTGA
- a CDS encoding helix-turn-helix domain-containing protein codes for MARSASGESVLERVVRILDAFGPDSPALQISQIASRAQLPLSTTSRLVDKLVRQGLLRRDGQRRIRVGVRLWELGQRASPPSCSGGSARLLI; via the coding sequence ATGGCGCGATCGGCATCGGGGGAGTCCGTCCTGGAGCGCGTCGTACGCATCCTGGACGCCTTCGGTCCGGACAGCCCGGCGCTGCAGATCTCGCAGATCGCCTCCCGCGCACAACTCCCGCTCTCGACGACCTCGCGGCTGGTCGACAAGTTGGTCCGGCAGGGGCTGCTGCGCCGGGACGGCCAGCGCAGGATCCGGGTCGGCGTCCGACTTTGGGAACTTGGCCAGCGGGCCTCGCCGCCCAGCTGTTCGGGTGGTTCCGCGCGCTTACTCATCTGA
- a CDS encoding helix-turn-helix domain-containing protein produces MNIRAERLAAGMSQSELARAAHVSQPNLSAYENGRRTPSPEVLDRIARALAGRPSVRVEHHREDIRALVAQFRATRPRLVGSVARGEDHHGSDVDVLVDFTDEATLLDEVGLRLALRDLLQVEVDVIADDSLHGEMRDRLLREAVAV; encoded by the coding sequence GTGAACATCCGCGCAGAACGCCTCGCGGCTGGCATGAGCCAGTCGGAGTTGGCGCGCGCGGCGCACGTCTCCCAGCCGAACCTGTCGGCGTACGAAAACGGTCGGCGCACCCCTAGCCCCGAGGTGCTCGACCGGATCGCCCGGGCGCTGGCCGGTCGACCGTCGGTCCGCGTCGAGCACCATCGCGAGGACATCAGGGCCCTGGTCGCGCAGTTCCGCGCGACCCGGCCGCGGCTCGTGGGGTCGGTCGCCCGCGGCGAGGACCATCACGGCTCGGACGTCGACGTGCTCGTCGACTTCACCGATGAAGCAACCTTGCTGGACGAGGTCGGGCTGCGCCTCGCGCTGCGCGACCTTCTCCAGGTTGAGGTGGACGTGATCGCGGACGACTCCTTGCACGGCGAGATGCGCGACCGACTCCTGCGGGAAGCGGTCGCAGTGTGA
- a CDS encoding IS3 family transposase, with protein MSVARFIADQRTIYRVPHTMTCLLLGVSLAWFYKWRDRSLGPGASSGLFTAMDRRRYTIDRAVKVMFTKKRGLHGSPRLHADLLDDGWEVSEKTVADSMRRQGLVAGGSSGGTV; from the coding sequence GTGAGCGTGGCACGCTTCATCGCCGACCAGAGGACGATCTACCGGGTGCCGCACACGATGACCTGCCTGCTGCTGGGGGTGTCCCTGGCGTGGTTCTACAAGTGGCGCGACCGGTCGCTCGGCCCGGGCGCCTCGAGCGGCCTGTTCACCGCTATGGACCGTCGCCGCTACACCATCGACCGGGCCGTGAAGGTGATGTTCACCAAGAAGCGGGGCCTGCACGGCTCCCCGCGGTTGCACGCTGACCTGCTCGATGATGGGTGGGAGGTCAGCGAGAAGACCGTCGCGGACTCGATGCGCCGCCAGGGGCTGGTCGCCGGCGGATCAAGCGGAGGAACGGTCTGA